A window of the Oryza brachyantha chromosome 5, ObraRS2, whole genome shotgun sequence genome harbors these coding sequences:
- the LOC102706758 gene encoding chlorophyll synthase, chloroplastic — protein MATSHLLAAAASTAFRPPLLGGLRSPPPSSLRLNRRRHFQVVRAAETDKDTKPSAPEKAPAGGSSFNQLLGIKGAKQESDIWKIRLQLTKPVTWPPLVWGVLCGAAASGNFHWTVEDVAKSIVCMIMSGPCLTGYTQTINDWYDRDIDAINEPYRPIPSGAISENEVITQIWVLLLAGLGLGALLDVWAGHDFPIIFYLACGGSLLSYIYSAPPLKLKQNGWIGNFALGASYIGLPWWAGQALFGTLTPDIVILTSLYSIAGLGIAIVNDFKSVEGDRALGLQSLPVAFGMETAKWICVGAIDITQLSVAGYLWITGKPYYALALLGLTIPQVVFQVQYFLKDPVKYDVKYQASAQPFFVLGLLVTALATSH, from the exons ATGGCCACCTcccacctcctcgccgccgccgcctccaccgccttccgccctcctctcctcggcGGCCtccgctccccgccgccctcATCGCTCCGCCTCAACC GCAGGCGGCACTTCCAGGTGGTCCGCGCGGCCGAGACCGACAAGGACA CGAAGCCCAGTGCGCCCGAGAAGGCTCCCGCCGGGGGCTCCAGCTTCAACCAGCTGCTCGGCATTAAGGGCGCCAAGCAAGAAAGC GACATATGGAAGATTCGCCTTCAACTTACTAAGCCAGTGACATGGCCCCCACTTGTATGGGGAGTGCTTTGCGGAGCAGCTGCCTCTG GAAATTTCCACTGGACAGTTGAAGATGTTGCAAAATCTATTGTATGCATGATAATGTCAGGTCCATGTCTTACAGGATACACACAG ACAATTAATGACTGGTATGATCGAGACATAGATGCAATAAATGAGCCTTATCGTCCTATTCCTTCAGGTGCTATATCAGAAAATGAG GTAATTACTCAAATTTGGGTGCTATTGTTAGCTGGGCTTGGGCTGGGTGCTCTGTTAGATGTATGG GCAGGACATGATTTtcccattattttttatcttgctTGTGGTGGGTCCTTGCTTTCTTACATATATTCAGCTCCACCTCTCAAG CTCAAGCAGAATGGATGGATTGGAAATTTTGCTCTTGGGGCGAGCTACATTGGCTTGCCCTG GTGGGCTGGACAGGCACTGTTTGGAACCCTTACTCCTGATATTGTTATCCTGACTTCTTTGTATAGCATAGCTGGG CTAGGAATTGCTATTGTAAATGACTTTAAGAGTGTTGAAGGGGATAGAGCTCTGGGGCTTCag TCACTCCCCGTTGCTTTTGGTATGGAAACTGCAAAGTGGATATGTGTCGGAGCAATTGACATAACTCAATTATCTGTTGCAG GCTACCTTTGGATTACCGGTAAGCCTTATTATGCCCTGGCACTGCTTGGATTGACAATTCCTCAGGTGGTCTTTCAG GTCCAATACTTCCTGAAGGACCCTGTGAAGTATGATGTCAAATACCAG